The Arachis hypogaea cultivar Tifrunner chromosome 14, arahy.Tifrunner.gnm2.J5K5, whole genome shotgun sequence DNA window CGGCGGTCTTGGTGCGGGAAGAAGCGAAAGTTCAACAACCAATTTACTTTGTGAGTAAAGCGCTGCAAGGAGCAGAACTTAGGTACAGCAAATTGGAGAAACTGGCACTAGCGCTCCTAACCTCTTCCCGCAGGCTACGGCAATACTTCCAAGGTCACCAAGTGGTCAACGGACCAGGAAATTCGTCAAGTGCTCCAGAAACCCGACCTAGCGggaaggatgatgacctgggccatcgagctaTCCCAATATGATTTAAGATATGAGCCTCGACATACAATTAAGGCGCAAGCAATGGCGGACTTCCTGGTGGAAGTAACCAGAGACCCAACCGAGGACAcgggcacacggtggaagctccatgtagACGGAGCCTCTAACCAGACGTCCGGAGGCGTCGGGATCATCTTAGAAAGCCCAACCGGGGTCATCTACGAACAATCAGTCAAGTTTGAGTTTCCCGtatcgaacaaccaagcagaatatgaagcccttcTAGGCGGCTTGATCTTAGCCCGGGAAGTCGGGGCTACGAGGCTAGAAGTATGCAACGACTCACAGATCGTCACGTCGCAAGTGaatggaagctaccaagccataGATTCGCTGTTGCAGAAGTACTTGGAGAGGGTCAAAGAACTGAGCAAACAGTTTGAGGAGGTCACGGTCCAACAAGTTCTGAGAGAGAGGAACACACGGGCAAATCTCCTATCCAAGCTAGCGAGCACGAAACCTGGAACCGGCAACCGATCCCTCATTCAAGGCATCACAAAAGAACCAGCGGTTGCCCTCCACCTGACCAAGATAAGCCCCTCCTGGATGGACTCCATCACCGATTTCTTGCAAAACGGCAAACTCCCTGGAGGTGAGAAGGAAGCTAAAGCGTTGAGAAGGGAGGCTGCCAAATACACGGTCATATAGGGCCAACTATTCAAAAAGGGACTTAGCCAACCCTTGCTGAAGTGCTtacaccccgaccagacggactacgtgctcagagaagtccacgaggggtgttgtggtcaccacatcgggggcaaagccctagtgaggaagctcatccgagctggaTATTACTGGCTGTCAATGATGGAAGACTCCAAGGAGTTCGTGAAAAAATGTGTTAAGTACCAAGAGAACGCTAACTTCCACAGAGCACCGGCCACCGAGCTGAGCCTGATGACGTCCTCCCGACCCTTCGCAcagtggggagtcgacctcttgggaCCTTTCCCGGTTGCCCAGGGCAAGTCAAATATCTCATAGTCGCCGTCGACtattacaccaaatggatagaggttGAGCCACTGGCCACCATCTCCTCGTCCAATTGtagaaagttcatgtggaggcaggtgataactcAGTTCGGCATCCCGGAGGTCGTCATCTCAGACAACGGGACGCAATTCACCAATAAGAAGTTTGTAGAGTTCCTCGCCGGCTTGGGCATCAAACAGAAATTCTCCTCGGTAGAGCACCCCCAGACAAACGGACAAGGCGAGTTCGCAAATAAGGTCATCTTGCTGGGCCTCAAGAAGCGACTAGACAACAAGAAAGGGGCATGGGCTGATGAGCTCGTCTTGGTCCTCTAGTCCTACCGTACAACCGAGCAGTCCACCACGGGAGAAACCCCCTTTCGCCTGACGTACGGGATAGACGCAATGATATCCGTAGAGATCGGCAAACCGAGCCCACGATTACTTCTCAAGGGGGTGGAAGAAGCTGTAGAGAAGGACCTAGTAGACGAGACCAGGGAGAAGGCCCACCTGTCAGAAGTAGAACTAAAGCAAAGAATGGCCCTGTgctacaacaccaaagtgctcaaGAGGGATTTCGAGCAAAATGACCTCGTCCTACGACGCAATGACATTGGCCTACCGACCTAGAGAGAAGGCAAGATGGCGGCAAACTAGGAAGGCCCCTACAGGGTCAAAGAAGTGATTGGCAAGGGCGCCTACAAATTGGAGAAGCTCAATGGAAGGGAGGTCCCGAGAACCTGGAATGCGGGTAACCTGAGAAGGTTTTACCCCTAGCTCAAGCATGCCGGCCAGGCGATCTAGCGAACTTGATCACTTACCTTTGTATTCGTCATGGTAACAAACTCGTTTAATTACCGGTTAATGTTTGCTTGTCATTTCTACCAATTTTACTtctattatattttctttttctacctACACATCACACGACAACAAGTTCCACGACGCGTTAAACGGAACCTCGATACGgcaccccgggactgatcaccccgggagccatcTAAATTGAAGCCATAACAAACGGCTACAACGATAACAAGAGGCCATGACCTGGCTTCGCCAAATTACCAACACAACAGTAAATAAACACGGGCGGAAAGCTCATACCGACAAAATGTTAACAAAACAAAACGAAAACGCTAGAGGCAAAAGACAATAATCACAAGTCGACCAAGCGACTCTTAACGTATAACGAAGAAAGCTTCAAAAGTTCTACAACAAAACTGCAAATCCATACAAAAACATAAGGTACAAGAGCTCATTTTTTGGGCATGTCAACAATCTTACCATCCTTGATCGACTTGAAAACTCCAACTGCCGACGTATCGAAATCGGGAGCCACGATCTTCACCTGGGCCTTAAGGGCCTCCTCAGTCATGAAGATCGTGTTCTTTCCCTACTCTCTGGTCACCTTATGCTTCTTCTTAAGCTCCTCAACCGCAGCTTGAGCGGCTTTAGCCGACGAGACGGCCACGTCACGCTCTTTCTCAAAAGCCACCACCCGACCTTGCGCGGCATTAAGTTGGCTTTCCAGAGTCATCTCCTGCTCGGTTAAACGGGACACGGTGTCGTCGGAGGCCTTCAGCTTCTCCTCGGTGGATGCAGTTTTCTCCTCAGCATCCTTAAGCTTTTTCCCCGCCTCAGACAACTGCTCCTGAAGCGTTTCAACTTGAGCTTTGAATTCATTGTTGGCCTTGGCAGCAGTTTCGAGCTTTCTGCGCAGTGACTGCATCCCCGACAACTTGAACTCAGCCTTCCGAGCTATGACAGCTCCGCGGAGGAGCGTTcggtacatccacctcgcttGCCGCAAGTTCTGTACCGAGGAAGTGATCTTCCGTGCCAGGGATCAGTTGAGAGTCTATGAAAGCCCCAGCGTCGAAGTTCCTCTCCATCACGGTGAGAGCTCCTTCCGGATTGGAGGATGCCCTCTGCCTTTTGGGGGGTGGGGATAAGCTTCAAATCGTCATCCTCTTGCTGAGCAGAGGTCGAGTGCTCGGGGCCGACCGTCTCCTCACAGATTGGAGAAACGCGCGCCCCATCAGAATTCTTATCCGTCATCTCGGTGTCACGGGGTGACGGCGTTGCCTGATCTTTATCCTCAGAAGGGCCCTCCAGTTTCCCGTCAACCTTCTCTGTTTCCTCCTCATCGTTGTCCGCCAAGAAAGTCTTGAACAAGTCCTCAAGCCCTGTCACGGAAGCAGACATCTCCACTGAAACAAACAAGTTAATCGTGAAACCAACACAACCAAGCGAATGAATAAAAACGCAAAAACACAAGGCAAAGCAACTCGCAACTCACAAATATAATTCCTGGCGACCTCCCGTTCACCCATCAAGAGGTGGGGATTCACATGATTCTTCCCAAAAACTGCCAACAACACGTCGGCGACCCTTTTGTCCACAGCGGACATCCCCTTATAAGACACCTTAATGAACGTGTTGGATCCCGCCCCAAAGCTCCAATACGTCGGAATGAGGCGCTCCCCTTCTAACGACAACCAAAAGGGGTGACAACCTTTGACCGGACGCTCcttaaaatatttatctttaaacCCGTGATAAGAGTCCTCTAACAACCCGAAGATCCTCCTACCCTGGGTAGatcggaaggacatgaaccctttcctcGCCTTTCCCTCCTTAGAAGGATTCGTGAGGTTGAAGAAAAAAAGGAAGACATCAACAGATATCGGCAGCTCCAGATATTCgcacaccatctcgaaacagcggatagaaGCCCAACTGTTCAGATGCAGTTGCGACGGCGCCATGGAGATCCGGTTAAGAAGCGCCATTTGAAAAGGAGAAAACGGGATACGAACCCCCACCTGGGTGAACATGTATTTATAAAACCAGATCCAGTCGGCGACCCGAGGAGAATGGAAGTTAAGCTCATATAGCCGTTCATTGGGGGCAGGAACGAAGACGTCATAATTGGCTTCCTCGTCTGTCCCTCCGCACAAGTACTCGCCTTGACGGAACTCCGTTAGCTCCCCCTTGTCCATTTGATTTGGCGAGTCCTTCACGTCGGAAGTCACCCAGGCATAGGGGTCGTAATTCACGGCGGAGGAGAAGCCCGAGAAACGATGCaaggcatacctacagtgggggtaccactccgttagtctatgaggtcAGGAGTCCGGAAAAAGTCCAGAAACTATATTTATCTTATTCAACAGCTAAGATCAAGCATGGCTAAGAGCTAAATCCAAACAAagcctaccctggaatggtaACCCCCCTAACGCACCTACTTGACACTAAAAAGCCATCTATTATACAAAATCAAGCAAACAGCATGCAAAACCAGGCAAACAGCATGCACACAGAAGACCGAACAATAAACATGAAGCAAAGGACGAAAAGAATGCTTACCTGAACTAATTATGAAGATTcgaaggaagaggaggaagagcgAATACGCAAGAATGCAAAAATAACACTCCGGGAATTCAGaaggagaagatgatggaaatggTTGGAGTAAGGATATGAGAAGAGAACGAAATACGAAACTATTTAAAACTGCCACTCAAGAAGCGCGAAAGGCCTGGGGGCAAAATAGTCTTTGCGCACAAGGTTTtccaacccattatgagcatttaatgcttcGCATGAGGAACGAGGCAACAAACGGTCAcctcagcaacaaacagacacGCGCGCAAGAGGCACGTCCCCTCCACGGGCGGCCAACCTGGCAACAACACACGGAATAAGAGATAACACGCTACCAACCACCTTCACGATCATTGTTGGCGCGTTGGGGACACTGTTACGGCCTGGACCAAACCACTAGCGGGCCGGCCCGACCCGAGCACCACTCGACCCGAACGGTCAGGAGCGAGGCGCTCAGtcgccgacccggacacgcgtccctgacagctaTGCTACAGCTGTATGAAGGAAGCATCAAGgaaggtgggcctgtccttgatgggcccacctctgacacggtatatatggggaaggtcctacccttcccccaaggtacgtcatacCAATCAACCCTTTTTCGCCTGCACACTTTGCTGACTAGAGCGtcgaagtgtctttgcaggtgacacccccctttCTCCACACGAAGAGCTCGGGACGTCGGCTGCACTCCCTTCAACCCAGCAACCCGGAACTAAGCGATTCCCCTCTCATCAATCGAAGTaccaacccgaaccgtccggtacccgacctaccaaACAAATTCATTTGTGATATATGAAACTAAAACTTATTTCGATATAACGTCTACTTGAAACAAGGATGGAATGATAGACAAAGAATTTCAATGCAAACAATATATATGAATTTAACAACAATATATTTGGAGTTTTGAAACAATGTTATGTTAGAATTTTATTCTAATTGTGATCCAATTTGTTAATATAGAAATTTCTTTGGGTGGtgttgtaattattaattaattatattaggaGTCGGTCTATTCTTTGATAGAAAGAACACCACTGTTTataaactttataaaatttgGGTCTCCAAGTTTGATCTCAACAACAAAAACAAACACATTTTGATTCCATCTGGCTGTGATTCAAGAATTGGAAGtttcaaattaaatcaaagaatttaGAGGCAATGGCTAGAGGTATGTAAATTACTGGttttataaaatatctaacaTGTGGTATCAGAGCAAAATTGTCTCTGCCTtaccattttaaaatttaattactgtgcattattttgattaattgttTCCTAAGGAAAAATGCATagtatgaattttgaaataagtaagaaaaaccattgaaattaaaattgacaTACTATAAGAAGagggaataataaataatacttcCAAAAGGAATCTTCTAAATTTGTGTCGTAGTTGTTCTTCATAATAGTATAATTTTTCGTAATTCCCATAAGTTTTCTTattcttgaataaaaaaaaagggaaaagggaAGAGCGAAGACCGAAAGAACTTGTTTCAATGGATGAATTTTGTTTGTTATATAATATTGAATGCTTGCTACCTTCACGTTGAAGTTGTTggattttaaaagttaaatttgttataaaaaattcaaactttGATAGGAGTGAGGTTTGAACTTGAATCTTCTAAATATTGCCAAAGTATTTGTCCACTAGATCATTTTCACTTTTGATATTATTTATGtcattgaatttatttatttgatgattATATTTGCATGCAATATAAATTCTTCCGCTGCATATCATATTGTGATTAATATATAGTTTATTGAGGAGTAGCCACAACATTCTTGATAATAATTACATTTAAAGaaattacataaatattaatatgaTATATTTGTAATTGTTGTGAATTATATAATAAACTTACCCACagaaatttattatgttattcacatataattaggttaaaatagaaaatatttttacttcttaATTAGCCTACAGGTATTAAGAAGCAGCATTTTACTTTCTAGTTTTAATACTTTAGTTAATATAGTGAATATTATGTGTGTTAAAATCTTTGTCCCTAGATAGATTTTAATGACACTatgattcatatttatttttatatgactTGCATTGGCATGTATTATCATATGTTATGGATTTTGATGTGCCTATTTAAAGTTGAGTAATGTTAGCATGATTTATTATTTGCAGCAATAATGATATCTGAAACTGTATCTGAAGTTCATTTGTTAAGTGGTGACAACTATAAATAATGGAAAGATAAGGTTCTCTTTCACTTAGGGTGTGCAGACCTTGACCATGCTCTTCGTAGGGAAGAGCCTCCGACACCTACTGATGCTAGTTCTCAAGTTGAGGTAGCATTATAC harbors:
- the LOC140178669 gene encoding uncharacterized protein; the encoded protein is MADFLVEVTRDPTEDTGTRWKLHVDGASNQTSGGVGIILESPTGVIYEQSVKFEFPVSNNQAEYEALLGGLILAREVGATRLEVCNDSQIVTSQVNGSYQAIDSLLQKYLERVKELSKQFEEVTVQQVLRERNTRANLLSKLASTKPGTGNRSLIQGITKEPAVALHLTKISPSWMDSITDFLQNGKLPGGEKEAKALRREAAKYTSTGHRAEPDDVLPTLRTVGSRPLGTFPGCPGQVKYLIVAVDYYTKWIEVEPLATISSSNCRKFMWRQVITQFGIPEVVISDNGTQFTNKKFVEFLAGLGIKQKFSSVEHPQTNGQGEFANKVILLGLKKRLDNKKGAWADELVLVL